The following are encoded in a window of Cherax quadricarinatus isolate ZL_2023a chromosome 74, ASM3850222v1, whole genome shotgun sequence genomic DNA:
- the LOC128700204 gene encoding DNA-directed primase/polymerase protein, protein MKTSTREEAVATTFSIAGFYGKAQPTYNSKIRNQIFHVAKATKHMEQRPLPCEYYPGILGPPTTWKIFPRQAEAIRFAQVQGEGLMVFSFEGDAVGESGKRNYVVTHPSLMWVQLCARHPNQRCTYEVIRELCVCKLYFDLEFLVAINPDSNGISMTNTFINIICYFLCKEFNIECSRKNVLDLSSTSIHKFSRHLIFNLPGVAFTNNIHVGNFVVMICNKIRDWDKEGNMMDIPHVKVDDVRNLFVLDAKNNKILFCDEGVYTKNRNFRIYKSTKLGKNSPLVIAQENEYVPKYAAEALENEQLFLDSLVTLVDNNCEVLSFGEHEHKVTRSGVNTHCSREQCDSEIEGFSSSPYPEIDSYIQGVVAPGYIRCWYYFSQGEVLVYEIAQNRFCYNIGREHKSNRVMYVVNLKNATYYQKCHDPDCKGFRSRLWSLPESTVFWQSMTDDEIMKWVECVDDNSSECDRLLLTTTHQAEMEDISDELLVSAAEAYEMWDKIDQISSLSSIKESQESSKSNLSQKSNPWNKLSQISKPDNSYFDKLSQRFIPDIQSSQNHASIPEVEDPSLCEIDWDEEFS, encoded by the coding sequence ATGAAGACTAGCACAAGAGAGGAAGCTGTAGCCACCACATTCAGCATTGCTGGCTTCTATGGCAAAGCACAACCAACATATAACAGCAAAATTCGGAATCAGATTTTTCATGTGGCAAAAGCTACTAAGCATATGGAACAGAGGCCTTTGCCCTGTGAATATTACCCTGGAATTCTTGGCCCACCAACCACCTGGAAAATATTTCCTCGCCAGGCAGAAGCAATTAGGTTTGCACAAGTGCAAGGTGAAGGGCTTATGGTGTTCTCCTTTGAAGGTGATGCAGTTGGTGAAAGTGGTAAAAGGAATTATGTTGTCACTCATCCGTCTTTGATGTGGGTTCAACTCTGTGCACGGCATCCAAATCAAAGGTGCACATATGAAGTTATACGAGAACTTTGTGTATGTAAGCTTTATTTTGATCTTGAGTTTTTGGTTGCTATCAATCCTGATAGTAATGGAATTTccatgactaatacttttattaatattatttgctATTTTCTATGTAAAGAGTTTAACATTGAGTGCAGCAGAAAAAACGTTTTAGATTTAAGTAGCACTTCCATTCACAAATTTAGTCGTCATTTGATTTTTAATCTTCCAGGTGTTGCTTTTACTAATAATATTCACGTTGGTAATTTTGTTGTGATGATATGTAATAAAATCAGAGACTGGGATAAAGAAGGCAACATGATGGACATACCTCATGTTAAGGTTGATGATGTTAGAAACCTTTTTGTTTTAGATGCTAAGAATAATAAAATTCTTTTTTGTGATGAAGGTGTCTATACTAAAAACAGAAATTTTAGAATATATAAATCTACAAAGCTTGGAAAGAATTCTCCTTTAGTGATTGCCCAAGAAAATGAATATGTACCTAAATATGCTGCTGAAGCTCTAGAGAATGAGCAGCTGTTTCTAGATTCTCTTGTTACCTTAGTGGATAATAACTGTGAAGTTTTGAGCTTTGGGGAACATGAACACAAAGTGACGAGATCAGGAGTAAATACCCATTGCAGTAGAGAGCAATGTGACTCTGAAATTGAAGGCTTCAGTAGCTCACCATACCCAGAAATTGACAGCTACATTCAGGGGGTTGTAGCTCCAGGCTACATCCGGTGTTGGTATTACTTTTCTCAAGGTGAAGTGTTGGTTTATGAAATAGCTCAAAAcaggttttgttataacattggACGTGAGCATAAAAGTAACAGAGTTATGTATGTTGTAAACCTAAAGAATGCTACATATTATCAAAAGTGTCACGACCCAGACTGCAAGGGGTTTAGATCTCGTTTATGGTCATTACCTGAAAGTACAGTTTTCTGGCAATCTATGACAGATGATGAAATAATGAAATGGGTTGAGTGTGTGGATGACAATAGCAGTGAGTGTGACAGATTGCTACTGACAACCACACATCAAGCAGAGATGGAGGATATCTCAGATGAACTGCTTGTGAGTGCTGCAGAAGCTTATGAAATGTGGGATAAGATTGACCAGATATCTAGTTTATCTAGTATTAAAGAATCTCAAGAAAGTTCAAAAAGTAACCTTTCACAAAAAAGTAATCCATGGAATAAACTTTCTCAGATTTCAAAACCTGACAATTCCTATTTTGACAAGTTATCACAGAGGTTTATACCAGACATTCAGTCGTCTCAAAACCATGCCAGTATACCCGAGGTGGAGGACCCCAGCTTATGTGAGATTGACTGGGATGAAGAATTTTCCTAA
- the LOC128700203 gene encoding filaggrin-2-like — translation MSRIPNPFGSGEGQQQHSGGYSSSPGHQSSGSTATPGFLIMTRPPSGSNRYGGRGYKTQVSPSHPGPSEQKNSFIPFSSSGGGNSSQESTKSSSGGRGRYNRGGGGRHFSTPGSPRFAYPYQQSPGRINNYGQNQDFPNTPRCRPNQGGRRFSDMQDRSFGDQKKFNSNDNSRRGRDRGPLSDVPIDKFISHNMVKDPWADFDDEVEDNVDSVPVHPQENPVIVTLDDSEIIIDSDASVIIENSYEEGISGTEGDSSPVHDTGSDSPYVATPSTSEKDTGSDSTSDA, via the coding sequence ATGAGCCGTATTCCCAACCCGTTTGGCAGTGGTGaaggtcaacaacaacacagtggtgggtacagcagcagTCCTGGGCATCAGAGCTCTGGGAGCACAGCTACCCCAGGCTTCCTCATCATGACCAGGCCACCCTCGGGTTCTAATAGATACGGTGGCCGGGGGTACAAGACCCAAGTTTCACCCTCACATCCAGGCCCCAGCGAGCAGAAGAACAGTTTCATACCCTTCTCGTCAAGTGGCGGTGGTAATAGCAGTCAAGAAAGTAccaagagtagtagtggtggacgTGGGAGGTATAatcgtggaggtggaggaagacattTTTCCACTCCAGGAAGTCCTAGGTTTGCGTATCCATACCAACAGTCTCCAGGAAGAATAAATAACTACGGGCAAAATCAGGATTTCCCAAACACtcccagatgtagaccaaatcaAGGTGGGAGGAGGTTTAGTGATATGCAAGATAGATCATTTGGCGATCAGAAGAAGTTTAACTCCAATGATAATTCAAGACGAGGAAGAGATAGAGGTCCACTAAGTGATGTTCCGATTGATAAGTTTATCTCTCATAATATGGTGAAAGATCCTTGGGCTGATTTTGATGATGAAGTAGAGGATAATGTGGATAGTGTGCCAGTACACCCACAAGAAAATCCAGTTATTGTAACTTTAGACGACTCAGAAATAATAATCGACTCTGATGCCAGTGTTATTATTGAGAATTCCTACGAGGAAGGAATAAGTGGTACAGAGGGTGACAGTTCACCCGTGCATGACACAGGAAGTGACTCGCCATATGTTGCTACACCTTCTACCTCAGAGAAAGATACAGGAAGTGATTCCACTAGTGATGCATAG